A window of Geobacter sp. contains these coding sequences:
- the rfbA gene encoding glucose-1-phosphate thymidylyltransferase RfbA produces MPITKGIVLAGGAGSRLYPLTLVASKQLQPVYDKPMIYYPLATLMMAGIRDILIISTPHDTPRFQNLLGDGSRWGVQLTYVVQPEPKGIAQAFLVGEEFIAGEPVCLILGDNIFYGKMGLDRAVAEFDRGARIFGYYVNDPERYGVVEFDATGRVMGIEEKPAHPKTNYAVPGLYLYDGNVTALAKGLTPSPRGELEITDLNLEYLRRGELSVEKLGRGIAWLDTGTHQSLLEASHFIGTLEARQGLKIACLEEIALRMGFIDCKGMAAAIANTPNSGYREYLVRVYNEIELCGGEAGHV; encoded by the coding sequence ATGCCCATCACCAAAGGGATAGTCCTTGCCGGAGGGGCCGGCAGCAGGCTCTATCCGCTCACCCTCGTTGCCAGCAAGCAGCTCCAGCCGGTCTACGACAAGCCGATGATCTACTATCCCCTGGCCACCCTCATGATGGCGGGGATCAGGGATATCCTCATCATCTCCACGCCGCACGATACCCCGCGTTTCCAGAATCTTCTGGGGGATGGCAGCCGGTGGGGAGTACAGCTCACCTATGTGGTGCAGCCCGAGCCCAAGGGGATTGCCCAGGCCTTTCTGGTCGGGGAGGAATTCATCGCCGGCGAACCAGTCTGCCTGATCCTCGGGGATAATATCTTCTATGGCAAGATGGGCCTGGACCGAGCCGTGGCCGAGTTTGACCGGGGCGCGCGGATCTTCGGCTACTATGTCAATGATCCGGAGCGTTACGGGGTGGTGGAGTTCGATGCCACGGGCCGGGTTATGGGCATCGAGGAGAAGCCGGCGCATCCCAAGACCAACTATGCCGTCCCGGGGCTCTATCTGTACGACGGCAATGTGACCGCCCTTGCCAAGGGGCTCACCCCTTCGCCCCGCGGCGAACTGGAGATTACCGACCTCAACCTGGAATACCTGCGGCGCGGCGAGCTGAGCGTGGAGAAGCTGGGACGGGGGATTGCCTGGCTCGATACCGGCACCCACCAGAGCCTCCTGGAGGCGAGCCACTTCATCGGCACCCTCGAGGCCCGGCAGGGGCTGAAGATCGCCTGCCTCGAAGAGATAGCCCTGCGCATGGGTTTCATCGACTGCAAGGGGATGGCTGCGGCCATCGCCAATACCCCCAATTCGGGGTATCGCGAGTACCTGGTGCGGGTCTACAACGAAATCGAACTGTGCGGCGGGGAGGCAGGGCATGTCTGA
- a CDS encoding dTDP-4-dehydrorhamnose 3,5-epimerase, with the protein MSEQPVYVKGKIHDVTARPLSKFLDERGWLAELYRSDEVAAEVMPVMAYISMTQPGVARGPHEHADQTDYFCFIGPSNFKIYLWDARADSPTFGTRQVIYAGADSPFMVIVPPGVVHAYRNIGNENGIVFNGPNRLYAGHGKHSPVDEIRHEEARGSAYLLD; encoded by the coding sequence ATGTCTGAGCAGCCGGTGTACGTGAAGGGGAAGATCCACGACGTGACGGCGCGGCCGCTCTCCAAGTTCCTGGACGAGCGGGGGTGGCTGGCAGAGCTTTATCGCTCCGACGAGGTTGCGGCAGAGGTGATGCCGGTCATGGCCTACATCTCCATGACCCAGCCCGGCGTGGCACGCGGTCCCCATGAACATGCGGACCAGACCGACTATTTCTGCTTCATCGGCCCGTCCAATTTCAAGATCTATCTCTGGGACGCCCGTGCGGACTCTCCCACCTTCGGCACCAGGCAGGTTATCTATGCCGGCGCGGACAGCCCCTTCATGGTTATCGTCCCCCCCGGTGTGGTGCATGCCTACAGGAACATCGGCAACGAAAACGGCATTGTCTTCAACGGACCGAACCGCCTGTATGCTGGTCACGGCAAGCACTCGCCCGTTGACGAGATCAGGCATGAAGAAGCACGGGGGTCGGCTTATCTGCTGGACTAG
- the mreC gene encoding rod shape-determining protein MreC has protein sequence MWDLIKKYRVPFVTGAVVLVAFLIYGSNLKHRESANFFERGVLTVLSPLFSVGAVVSGGAETVWNDYIALVDVRRQNRELLEHLRTLNSRLVGEQEALLANERLKKLLELKEQMPVPSLAASVIGEDGAPWFKTLVIDRGGKDGLQEGMPVVTSAGVVGQVVKVAANSSRVLLLTDHASAIAAVVQRSRARGVLRGTGSRRLSLEFAIREDDVKVGDQLVTSGIGGVFPKGLPLGEITMVKKGEYGIFQTIEVRPMVSISRIEEVLVLLKQRNE, from the coding sequence ATGTGGGATCTGATCAAAAAATATCGTGTGCCCTTTGTCACCGGTGCGGTTGTGCTGGTTGCCTTTCTCATCTACGGCAGCAACCTGAAGCACCGGGAGAGTGCCAACTTCTTCGAACGCGGGGTTCTGACGGTTCTGTCGCCGCTCTTCAGCGTGGGCGCCGTGGTGAGCGGCGGGGCCGAAACCGTCTGGAACGACTATATCGCCCTCGTGGATGTCCGCCGCCAGAACCGGGAACTCTTGGAGCACCTCCGCACCCTGAACAGCCGTCTCGTGGGGGAGCAGGAGGCACTGCTCGCCAATGAGCGTCTCAAAAAGCTCCTGGAGCTGAAAGAGCAGATGCCGGTCCCGTCGCTGGCAGCGTCGGTCATCGGTGAAGACGGTGCTCCCTGGTTTAAGACTCTGGTCATCGACCGGGGGGGTAAAGACGGGCTGCAGGAGGGGATGCCGGTTGTTACCTCGGCAGGGGTGGTGGGGCAGGTGGTCAAGGTGGCTGCCAACAGTTCCCGTGTGCTTCTGCTGACCGACCACGCCAGCGCCATTGCCGCGGTGGTCCAGCGGTCGCGCGCCCGTGGCGTGCTGCGCGGGACCGGCAGCAGGCGGCTTTCCCTGGAGTTCGCCATCCGGGAGGACGATGTCAAGGTAGGTGATCAGCTGGTGACCTCCGGGATCGGCGGGGTCTTTCCCAAAGGGCTCCCCCTTGGCGAGATAACCATGGTAAAAAAAGGTGAATACGGCATTTTCCAGACCATCGAAGTCAGACCGATGGTTTCCATTTCTCGCATCGAAGAAGTGCTGGTCCTGTTGAAGCAACGGAATGAGTAA
- the mreD gene encoding rod shape-determining protein MreD: MSKLLKPGIAILSALILQVTLFPAYIVDPFKPNLLLIVVVWLGLRATPVRGALLAYLLGLVQDSCSGLYLGLNGFSFLMTFLVLQNIAHRLYADNRYLMTLAVFIATIACGLAHLVLLALFSAAEGIYASLLVSLIPQGAVNALVASVVFGIVDAARTEEVA, from the coding sequence ATGAGTAAACTGCTCAAGCCCGGCATAGCGATTCTTTCCGCGTTGATTCTCCAGGTGACGCTCTTCCCTGCCTATATCGTCGATCCTTTCAAGCCCAACCTGCTGCTCATCGTCGTGGTCTGGCTGGGACTGCGGGCGACGCCGGTCAGGGGCGCGCTGCTCGCCTATCTGCTCGGCCTGGTGCAGGACAGCTGCAGCGGCCTCTACCTCGGCCTTAACGGCTTTTCCTTCCTGATGACCTTTCTGGTTCTGCAGAACATCGCGCATCGTCTCTATGCCGACAACCGCTACCTCATGACCCTGGCCGTCTTTATCGCCACCATTGCGTGTGGTCTCGCGCATCTGGTGCTTCTGGCGCTCTTTTCGGCAGCGGAGGGGATTTACGCCTCCCTGCTGGTCTCCCTCATCCCCCAGGGCGCGGTCAATGCCCTGGTCGCTTCCGTGGTGTTCGGCATCGTCGATGCCGCCCGAACGGAGGAGGTAGCGTGA
- the mrdA gene encoding penicillin-binding protein 2, with protein sequence MNQQRYVRDTREKGRRVIWGAIFAGVIFFILITRLWYLQILQGDTLRVQSESNRLRFVPVAASRGTILDRNGKVLVSNTPSFSVAVIPQEVKEKDALFASLARYLGLDPAGLQERWEKGKGRAKYYPIIVAAGISRDQVEFLQENQLWMPGVDIEMKPVRQYPNGTLAAHLLGYLGEINEQELEANHFRSYNPGDYVGKSGLERSWEEMLHGTDGGRQIEVDARGRYLRTLSETKPAVGNSLVLTIDLVLQQAAEKAFGDQAGAAVVVDVNTGEILAFASSPSFDPALFTGRMPPDTWKAYLEDKRHPLENKALKGQYPPGSTFKIITALAGLESGLIDEHTTVNCTGAYEVGTDVFKCWDKKGHGRVDLKRAIRESCDVYFYQLGERLGVDRIAEMARRFGLGAPMGIGLENEKGGLIPTMAWKQEKFKKKWYRGETMPVSIGQGYTLLTPIQLATMTAAVANEGTVYRPYLVKRVIDPDGKVIKETKPEVLYRPQVRPNSFRLVKEGLLAVVNEPRGTGGAARLYEVKVAGKTGTSQVVKQRGPNREVAYKYRDHALFVAFAPYDKPEVAISVVIEHGEHGGAAAAPVAGAILRAYFEQKGVIKRPVPQTVDETEEEAPTGADRGEGTQQ encoded by the coding sequence GTGAACCAGCAGCGTTATGTCCGCGACACCCGTGAAAAGGGGCGACGGGTCATCTGGGGTGCCATCTTCGCCGGCGTCATTTTCTTCATCCTCATTACCCGGCTCTGGTATCTGCAGATTCTCCAGGGGGACACTCTCCGGGTGCAATCGGAAAGCAACCGGCTTCGCTTTGTTCCCGTGGCTGCATCGCGCGGCACCATCCTGGACCGCAATGGCAAGGTCCTGGTCAGCAATACCCCTTCGTTCAGTGTGGCGGTGATCCCCCAGGAGGTGAAGGAGAAGGATGCGCTGTTCGCCTCACTGGCGCGCTACCTGGGGCTCGACCCGGCCGGACTCCAGGAACGCTGGGAAAAAGGGAAGGGGCGAGCCAAGTACTACCCCATCATCGTGGCTGCCGGGATCAGTAGAGACCAGGTGGAGTTCCTGCAGGAAAACCAGCTCTGGATGCCGGGCGTCGACATCGAGATGAAACCGGTCAGGCAGTACCCCAACGGGACCCTTGCCGCGCATCTGCTCGGTTACCTGGGCGAGATCAACGAGCAGGAGCTGGAGGCCAATCATTTCCGCAGCTACAATCCCGGCGACTATGTGGGGAAGAGCGGGCTGGAGCGGAGCTGGGAGGAGATGCTGCATGGTACGGACGGCGGCCGCCAGATAGAGGTGGATGCCCGTGGCCGCTATCTGCGCACCCTCAGCGAGACCAAGCCTGCCGTGGGCAACAGCCTGGTGCTGACCATCGACCTGGTCCTGCAGCAGGCAGCCGAAAAGGCCTTTGGCGACCAGGCCGGGGCAGCGGTGGTGGTGGATGTCAACACCGGCGAGATCCTGGCCTTTGCCAGCAGCCCCTCGTTCGACCCGGCACTGTTCACCGGCCGGATGCCGCCCGATACCTGGAAGGCCTATCTGGAGGACAAGCGTCATCCGCTGGAGAACAAGGCGCTGAAAGGGCAATATCCTCCCGGCTCCACCTTCAAGATCATCACGGCCCTGGCCGGCCTGGAGAGCGGGCTTATCGACGAGCATACAACGGTGAACTGCACCGGTGCCTATGAAGTCGGCACCGATGTCTTCAAATGCTGGGACAAGAAAGGGCATGGCAGGGTCGATCTGAAGCGCGCCATCAGAGAGTCGTGCGACGTCTATTTCTATCAGCTCGGCGAACGGCTCGGCGTCGACCGGATTGCCGAAATGGCACGGAGGTTCGGGCTGGGGGCGCCGATGGGAATCGGCCTTGAAAACGAAAAGGGGGGGCTGATCCCCACCATGGCCTGGAAGCAGGAGAAATTCAAGAAGAAGTGGTATCGCGGCGAGACCATGCCGGTCTCGATCGGTCAGGGCTATACCCTGCTGACGCCGATCCAGCTTGCCACCATGACGGCTGCCGTGGCCAACGAAGGGACGGTCTACCGCCCCTACCTGGTAAAACGGGTTATCGATCCGGACGGTAAAGTGATCAAGGAAACCAAGCCCGAAGTGCTGTATCGCCCCCAGGTCAGGCCGAACAGCTTCCGATTGGTAAAGGAAGGGCTTCTGGCCGTTGTCAACGAGCCGCGGGGGACCGGTGGCGCCGCTCGTCTCTACGAGGTCAAGGTTGCCGGGAAGACCGGTACTTCCCAGGTCGTCAAGCAGCGCGGTCCCAATCGGGAGGTTGCCTATAAGTACCGTGATCATGCCCTGTTTGTCGCCTTTGCCCCCTATGACAAGCCGGAGGTGGCAATTTCCGTGGTGATCGAGCATGGCGAGCACGGGGGCGCAGCCGCCGCACCGGTTGCCGGCGCTATTCTGCGGGCATATTTCGAGCAAAAAGGGGTCATCAAGCGGCCGGTGCCGCAAACGGTGGATGAAACGGAAGAGGAAGCACCGACGGGTGCCGACCGGGGAGAAGGAACCCAGCAATGA
- the rodA gene encoding rod shape-determining protein RodA has product MIDRRLFTNFDWMLFGLILLLAAIGVANIYSASASYRIATVPFYLKQLSWLAGGLIIMVLACSIDYHVLEDLAYWSYGGVLLLLLLVMAVGKTSMGATRWLNLGFISIQPSEPMKIVIIMIFARFFSRYPVLGGLGFRQIGIPLAIVGIPAILIMKQPDLGTAIIVLLVAFSIIIFIGVQWRVVVGGVLSVVPLIYGGWHYYLRDYQKNRILNFLNPERDPLGSGYHLIQSKIAVGSGGILGKGYLHGTQTQLRFLPEQHTDFAFSVFAEEWGLAGCMVLLFLYLMLVLWGLQIAGRCNDRFGRLLALGVTAMLFWHIVINIGMVIGLFPVVGVPLPFLSYGGTSLVTSMTGVAILLNVSMRRFMF; this is encoded by the coding sequence ATGATCGATCGCCGGCTCTTTACCAATTTCGACTGGATGCTGTTCGGGCTGATACTGCTTCTGGCCGCCATTGGCGTTGCGAACATCTACAGTGCGTCGGCATCCTACCGTATCGCCACAGTTCCGTTCTATCTCAAGCAGCTCTCCTGGCTGGCCGGCGGCCTGATTATCATGGTACTGGCCTGCAGCATCGACTATCACGTGCTTGAAGACCTGGCATACTGGTCATACGGAGGAGTACTGCTCCTCCTGCTCCTGGTAATGGCGGTCGGCAAGACCTCCATGGGTGCCACCCGCTGGTTGAACCTGGGTTTCATCAGCATCCAGCCGTCGGAACCGATGAAGATCGTCATCATCATGATCTTTGCCCGCTTCTTCAGCCGCTATCCGGTCCTGGGCGGGCTCGGGTTCCGTCAGATCGGCATTCCCCTTGCCATTGTCGGCATCCCGGCGATCCTGATCATGAAACAGCCCGACCTGGGGACCGCCATTATCGTGCTCTTGGTGGCGTTTTCCATCATCATCTTCATCGGGGTGCAGTGGCGGGTCGTGGTGGGGGGGGTGCTGTCCGTGGTGCCCCTGATCTACGGAGGTTGGCACTACTATCTGCGCGACTACCAGAAAAACCGCATCCTCAACTTTCTCAACCCCGAACGCGACCCCCTGGGGAGCGGCTATCACCTCATCCAGAGCAAGATCGCCGTCGGCTCGGGCGGGATCCTGGGGAAGGGATACCTGCACGGGACCCAGACGCAGCTTCGCTTTCTCCCTGAACAGCATACCGACTTCGCCTTTTCGGTCTTTGCCGAAGAATGGGGGCTGGCGGGCTGCATGGTGCTGCTTTTCCTCTACCTGATGCTGGTTTTGTGGGGGTTGCAGATTGCCGGGCGGTGCAACGACCGGTTCGGCAGGCTGCTGGCACTCGGGGTGACAGCCATGCTCTTCTGGCATATCGTCATCAATATCGGGATGGTTATCGGTCTGTTCCCGGTGGTGGGGGTCCCGCTGCCGTTTCTCTCCTACGGTGGGACATCCCTGGTTACATCCATGACCGGCGTGGCCATTCTTCTGAATGTCAGCATGCGCCGTTTCATGTTCTGA
- the amrS gene encoding AmmeMemoRadiSam system radical SAM enzyme: MKEALFFEQLDDGRLRCSLCRHRCIIADGKRGICGVRENRHGTLLSLVYGRVIAEHVDPVEKKPLYHFQPGSLSYSVATAGCNFHCRHCQNYSISQVPPDTVEIPGTKRSPAEIVSRASQAGCRSISFTYTEPTIFFEFACDTAVLAHEAGLKTIFVTNGYITPEALELIAPHLDAANIDLKGFTDSFYREVVGARLEGVLETIRDYRRHNIWIELTTLIIPGLNDSDAEIRAIARFIADELGVDTPWHVSRFYPTYLMTDRPGTPVETLNRAYDIGRDQGLRYIYLGNVTAPGREDTACPGCGEQLIRRSGFSILANRLATGCCPACGTAIAGIDLAGG, from the coding sequence ATGAAAGAGGCCCTGTTTTTTGAGCAGCTCGACGATGGCAGGCTGCGCTGCAGCCTCTGCCGGCACCGCTGTATCATCGCCGACGGCAAGCGGGGGATCTGCGGGGTCCGGGAAAACCGGCACGGAACGCTCTTGTCGCTGGTCTACGGTCGGGTCATTGCCGAACACGTGGACCCGGTGGAGAAGAAGCCGCTGTACCATTTCCAGCCCGGCAGCCTCAGTTATTCCGTTGCCACGGCAGGGTGCAACTTCCACTGCCGGCACTGCCAGAACTATTCCATCTCCCAGGTGCCGCCGGATACGGTGGAGATCCCCGGCACAAAGCGGTCTCCGGCTGAGATCGTCAGCAGGGCATCGCAGGCGGGATGCCGTTCCATCTCCTTCACCTATACCGAACCGACCATCTTCTTCGAGTTTGCCTGCGATACGGCGGTGCTGGCCCATGAGGCAGGGCTCAAGACCATCTTCGTCACCAACGGCTATATCACGCCGGAGGCGCTGGAGCTGATCGCCCCCCACCTGGATGCCGCCAACATCGATCTGAAAGGGTTCACCGACAGCTTCTACCGTGAGGTGGTGGGAGCCCGCCTGGAAGGGGTGCTGGAGACCATCCGCGATTATCGGCGGCACAATATCTGGATCGAGTTGACCACCCTGATCATCCCGGGGCTGAACGACAGCGATGCAGAAATCCGCGCCATTGCCCGTTTCATTGCCGATGAACTCGGAGTTGACACCCCCTGGCATGTGAGCCGATTCTATCCGACCTACCTGATGACCGACCGTCCGGGCACGCCGGTAGAGACGCTGAACCGGGCGTACGATATCGGCAGGGATCAGGGGCTGCGCTACATCTACCTGGGGAATGTCACTGCGCCGGGTCGGGAGGATACCGCCTGTCCCGGCTGCGGCGAACAGCTCATTCGGCGCAGCGGCTTCAGCATCCTTGCAAACCGGCTTGCCACCGGTTGCTGCCCCGCCTGCGGGACGGCCATTGCCGGCATCGACCTTGCGGGCGGATAA
- a CDS encoding PAS domain-containing protein gives MPHFRQRHIIIMAVICGILFWLFDTIIDAVLFSEGSVLQQIFAPSPRELWLRGTFEFFLALFTVFICLIVRQRYRLEHDLQHALAEVATERAKSESIVAAIGDGISIQDTNLKILYQNQVHQQLSGGDFVGSFCFTVYDQRDTACPDCPVLAAFRDGGIHKLVKALPADAPVSHVEMTASPLRDAAGNVVAGIELVRDISAYVQTQAELARKASDLEAVNRELEAFSSSVSHDLRKPLTIIYTAAQALKDECNDSHGLSAYYVKTIHEASQRMEDLIEALQSLARISSCSMVKSDVDLSAIALEISLELCMIWPGRAVDWKIAEGLTGYGDPRLMRVLLENLLGNAWKYTNERPQAEISFGRTATPQGEAFFVRDNGAGFDMSRVGELFKPFARLHDARNFPGTGIGLATVGRIIERHGGTVWAEGAVNAGAVFYFILPPAAGDGAAPITHHE, from the coding sequence ATGCCCCATTTCAGGCAGCGACATATCATCATCATGGCCGTCATATGTGGTATCCTATTCTGGCTGTTCGATACCATCATCGATGCCGTGCTCTTTTCGGAAGGGAGCGTGCTCCAGCAGATATTCGCCCCTTCGCCCCGCGAACTCTGGCTGCGCGGGACCTTTGAGTTCTTCCTGGCGCTCTTCACGGTTTTCATCTGCCTCATCGTCAGGCAACGGTACCGCCTGGAACATGACCTGCAGCACGCACTGGCCGAGGTGGCGACCGAGCGGGCAAAGAGTGAATCGATCGTTGCCGCCATCGGCGATGGGATCAGCATCCAGGACACGAATCTCAAGATTCTCTATCAGAACCAGGTGCATCAGCAGTTGAGTGGCGGCGACTTTGTCGGGTCCTTCTGCTTTACGGTCTATGACCAACGGGATACGGCCTGTCCCGATTGCCCGGTACTGGCGGCATTCCGGGATGGTGGTATTCATAAACTGGTGAAGGCACTCCCTGCCGATGCACCGGTCAGCCACGTAGAAATGACCGCCTCCCCCCTGCGCGATGCCGCTGGTAACGTGGTGGCAGGCATAGAACTGGTGCGGGACATTTCCGCGTATGTGCAGACCCAGGCGGAACTCGCTCGGAAGGCGTCGGACCTGGAAGCGGTGAACCGCGAGCTGGAGGCGTTCAGTTCGTCGGTTTCCCATGACCTGCGCAAACCGCTGACCATCATCTATACCGCTGCCCAGGCATTGAAGGACGAATGTAACGACAGTCACGGGCTGAGCGCTTACTACGTCAAGACTATCCATGAAGCCAGCCAGCGGATGGAGGATCTGATCGAGGCGCTGCAGAGCCTCGCCCGGATCTCCAGCTGCTCCATGGTCAAAAGCGATGTCGATCTGTCGGCCATTGCCCTGGAGATCAGCTTGGAGCTCTGCATGATCTGGCCGGGGAGGGCGGTCGACTGGAAAATTGCCGAAGGGCTGACCGGCTACGGCGATCCGCGTCTGATGCGGGTGCTTCTGGAAAATCTGCTGGGGAATGCCTGGAAGTACACCAACGAGAGGCCGCAGGCCGAGATCAGTTTCGGCCGGACAGCCACGCCGCAGGGAGAGGCCTTTTTCGTCCGGGACAATGGTGCGGGTTTCGACATGTCCCGGGTGGGGGAGCTCTTCAAGCCCTTTGCCCGGCTCCACGATGCCCGGAACTTCCCCGGCACCGGCATTGGCCTTGCTACGGTGGGGCGGATCATCGAACGCCACGGTGGAACGGTCTGGGCTGAAGGAGCCGTGAACGCCGGGGCGGTCTTTTATTTCATCCTGCCGCCGGCAGCCGGCGACGGTGCTGCACCGATTACACATCATGAGTGA
- a CDS encoding 1-acyl-sn-glycerol-3-phosphate acyltransferase: MNVSLPRRLWVTFSANVIGIYASLCNNFRTKGAGNIPDQGGVLLAANHISAFETIFLPWAMVRHFPMRMIWAPAKEELFQKPLQRLLYSSWGAFPVRRGRDVRAGKVINELLVDQRVMLFPEGTRHRDGRLGKGNRGVGKIIYDTRPTVIPTALIGLNHWKFPRFGQEGLVVFGKPLDFSDLFQLEDRKETHQLIVDRVMSAIADLLKEEGAYVGEC, encoded by the coding sequence GTGAACGTTTCACTGCCGCGACGCCTGTGGGTCACCTTTTCGGCCAACGTCATAGGCATCTATGCATCGTTGTGCAATAATTTCCGCACCAAAGGCGCCGGGAACATCCCCGATCAGGGGGGGGTTCTGCTGGCGGCCAATCATATCTCTGCCTTTGAGACCATCTTCCTTCCCTGGGCCATGGTCCGGCATTTCCCCATGCGAATGATCTGGGCTCCCGCCAAGGAGGAGCTGTTCCAGAAGCCGCTGCAGCGTCTGCTCTACAGTTCCTGGGGGGCCTTTCCGGTCCGCCGCGGCAGGGACGTGCGGGCAGGGAAGGTGATCAACGAACTGCTCGTCGACCAGCGGGTGATGCTCTTCCCCGAAGGGACCCGCCATCGCGATGGCCGGCTGGGGAAGGGAAACCGCGGGGTGGGGAAGATCATCTACGACACCCGGCCCACGGTGATCCCCACGGCGCTTATCGGTCTCAACCACTGGAAGTTCCCCCGTTTCGGCCAGGAGGGCCTGGTGGTGTTCGGCAAGCCGCTGGATTTTTCCGACTTGTTCCAGCTGGAGGACCGCAAGGAAACCCACCAGCTCATCGTCGACCGGGTGATGTCCGCCATTGCCGACCTGCTGAAGGAAGAGGGGGCGTATGTCGGCGAGTGCTGA
- the rnhA gene encoding ribonuclease HI: MSASAERSSGTVEIFCDGACSGNPGPGGWGAILRYEGHEKELSGGEAATTNNRMELSAAIAALAALKHPCTVVLTTDSQYLVKGMTEWLSGWIRKGWINSKKEPVMNRDLWERLAELAKVHRIQWQWVRGHNGHAENERCDELARTAIEAHRG; the protein is encoded by the coding sequence ATGTCGGCGAGTGCTGAACGATCGAGCGGTACGGTGGAGATATTCTGCGACGGCGCCTGCAGCGGCAACCCCGGTCCGGGAGGGTGGGGGGCGATCCTGCGCTACGAGGGGCACGAAAAGGAACTCTCCGGCGGCGAGGCAGCCACCACCAACAACCGGATGGAGCTTTCCGCGGCCATAGCAGCCCTTGCTGCCCTCAAGCACCCTTGCACCGTGGTTCTCACCACCGATTCCCAGTACCTGGTCAAGGGGATGACCGAATGGCTTTCCGGCTGGATCAGGAAAGGGTGGATCAACAGCAAGAAGGAGCCGGTCATGAATCGCGACCTCTGGGAGCGGCTGGCCGAGCTGGCAAAGGTTCACCGCATCCAGTGGCAATGGGTCCGCGGGCATAACGGCCATGCCGAGAATGAACGCTGCGACGAGTTGGCGCGCACGGCCATCGAAGCGCACAGAGGCTAG
- a CDS encoding HNH endonuclease — translation MAFIIEVSEQEIRREKEKARELRKSQWWKNRLAKGVCHWCGNSFPADELTLDHIVPVIRGGKSSRGNVVPACKECNSKKKYLLPLEWEEYLGKAGSGDRDKEDSE, via the coding sequence ATGGCATTCATCATCGAGGTATCCGAGCAGGAGATCCGGCGGGAAAAGGAGAAGGCCCGGGAGCTGCGCAAAAGCCAGTGGTGGAAGAACCGACTGGCAAAAGGGGTCTGCCACTGGTGCGGCAACAGCTTCCCGGCGGACGAACTGACGCTTGACCATATCGTTCCCGTCATCCGCGGCGGCAAGAGCAGCCGCGGCAACGTGGTGCCGGCCTGCAAGGAGTGCAACAGCAAGAAGAAGTACCTGCTCCCGCTCGAATGGGAGGAGTATCTGGGAAAGGCCGGTAGTGGCGACCGGGACAAGGAAGACAGTGAGTAA
- a CDS encoding HAD-IA family hydrolase, protein MFDSFEANVAFYERILGQMGKTLDRSDAEVMRVLHTYANREVLAYFFPDQADWQESVRLAGAIDYLDLVPMLVMEEGYRETLQALQGVVELAVCTNRSTSMETVLESFDLADYFGCVMTANKVANPKPHPEPLLRVLDHYGLEAREALFVGDSEVDRLAALAAGVPFVAYKADMPGFARIDRHGDILSLLEFTRSA, encoded by the coding sequence ATGTTCGACTCGTTTGAAGCGAACGTCGCCTTTTACGAACGGATTCTCGGGCAGATGGGAAAGACGCTGGACCGGAGCGATGCAGAGGTCATGCGGGTGCTGCACACCTATGCCAACCGCGAGGTGCTCGCCTACTTCTTTCCTGATCAGGCCGACTGGCAGGAATCGGTCCGGTTGGCCGGCGCCATCGACTACCTCGACCTGGTGCCGATGCTGGTCATGGAAGAGGGGTACCGCGAGACCCTGCAGGCGCTGCAGGGGGTGGTCGAGCTGGCTGTCTGCACCAACCGCTCCACCTCCATGGAGACGGTCCTGGAGAGCTTCGATCTTGCCGATTATTTCGGTTGCGTCATGACCGCCAACAAGGTCGCCAATCCCAAGCCGCACCCCGAGCCGCTTTTGCGGGTGCTCGACCACTATGGCCTGGAAGCTCGCGAAGCCCTGTTTGTCGGCGATTCCGAGGTCGACCGGCTGGCCGCCCTGGCCGCCGGCGTCCCCTTTGTCGCCTACAAGGCAGACATGCCCGGTTTTGCCCGCATCGACCGGCATGGCGACATCCTCTCCCTTCTGGAGTTCACACGCTCAGCGTGA